A segment of the Mangrovimonas sp. YM274 genome:
GTGTACGTGAGCAATAATCCAGTCTGTAAAGTGAGCAATGGCATTGACACTTTTAAGGGAAAGTGTAGGCCCTTCAAAAGTTGCCATCCCGTAACCTGTAATGGCTACCACCATAAATTTCAATACAGGGTCAATACGTACTTTGTCCCAAGCGCCTCTCAATGTAAGTAGCCCGTTGATCATCCCTCCCCAAGAAGGCATGATAAGCATTACTGAAAAGGCAACCCCTAGGTTTTGCGCCCATTCTGGCAACGCTGTATATAACAAGTGGTGAGGACCAGCCCAGATATAAATAAAAATCAAGGACCAGAAGTGGATGATGGACAAACGGTACGAGTAAATTGGTCTGTCGGCAGCTTTTGGTACAAAATAATACATCAATCCTAAAAACGGCGTGGTTAAGAAAAAGGCAACAGCATTGTGCCCATACCACCATTGTACCAAGGCATCCTGCACTCCGGCATATACTGAGTAACTTTTTAGCCCACTAACTGGTAATTCCAAACTGTTAAAGATGTGTAGTACTGCAACCGTTACAAAGGTGGCCAAGTAGAACCAAATGGCTACGTACATATGGCGTTGTCTACGTTTTAGAATGGTTCCGATAAGGTTCCATCCAAAAACTACCCATACTACGGCAATGGCAATGTCGATAGGCCATTCCAATTCAGCATATTCTTTGGAAGTGGTGAAACCTAAAGGTAGTGAGATGGCGGCCGAAACAATGATTAACTGCCAGCCCCAAAAGTTAATATTACTTAGGGTGTCACTGAACATTCGTGCCTTAAGAAGTCGTTGCGAAGAGTAGTATACCCCAGCAAAAATGGCGTTTCCTACAAAGGCGAAAATTACGGCATTGGTATGCAATGGACGCAAACGTCCAAAACTCAACCAAGAGATGCCATCGGTTAGGTTTGGGAAAATAAACATGAATGCCAGCAAGAGGCCTACAAGCATTCCAACAACACCCCAGAGCATGGTTGCTGTGAGGAATTTTTTAACGATTTTATTATCGTAATAAAATTGTTCTACTTCCATAATTTAATTGGTCTTTTTTTGTTTAACTGAAGGTTTTTGTACATCTTTTACAAGCTCGTCTTCAAAGAGCATGCGTATGGAGGGTGTATAGCTGTCGTCGTATTGTCCTTTTCTAACCGCCATAATAAAGGCGAAGAAAAACACAACAGCAACCACAATGCTGATACTTAATAGTAGGTATAAAACACTCATAACGTGGTGAATTGATACTTAAATTTAGGGTTTAATTTGCTTAGTTTCATAATCCTGTAATTTTAATTTAGTTTTTTGCCCAGCATATTGGTGGCAATAGTGGTAAACACTACTATGCTAATAGAACTTAAAGGCATTAATATGGCCGCAATAACAGGAGACAGCTGTCCGGTTACCGCAAAAAAGAGTCCTATAAGGTTATATACCAAGGATAGCATAAAGCTCCACTTGATGATTTGTATTGCTTTTTTAGATGTTTGGATGTACTGGTACAAATGCTTGAATTTCGAGGCATCCAAAATAGCATCGCAGGCAGGAGAGAATACATTGACATTTTCTGAAATGGCTATTCCCACATTACTTTGGGCCAAGGCTCCAGCATCGTTCAAACCGTCACCTACCATTAATACTTTGGCACCTTCACTTTGGTGGTGTTTGATATATTCCAGTTTGTCGTCTGGCTTTTGGTTAAAGATCAATTTTGTTTTGGCTGGTAAAAGCTTTTTGAGGTTGTCGCTTTCTCCATCATTATCTCCCGACAGTATAACTAAATCGTTTTCTTTTTTTAACAGATTAAAAAGTTGCGTGAGTCCTTTCCGGTAATTGTTGTAAAACGTGTATTTACCCTTGTACACATTGTTAGAACTTATGTGGACACTCGTTTCCAAAACCGGAGAATTTTCTGTTTTGCCAACAAAATTGGCAGAGCCTATTTTAATAAGGTCACTTTTAAAGCCCCCTTCAAGCCCCTGTCCCGGGTGTTCTTCAAAATGCCCTAGAGGTAAGATATTGTGTTCTTTTAATAATTGATACAGGTTACGGCTCAAGGGATGGTTGGAATTGCGAACCGTACTTTTTAGAAGGCCTTCTTCCTGTGCAGTTAAGGGCATGCCATCATATACAGCTTGCGTATGTTTCCCCGAAGTGATGGTTCCTGTT
Coding sequences within it:
- the ccoS gene encoding cbb3-type cytochrome oxidase assembly protein CcoS codes for the protein MSVLYLLLSISIVVAVVFFFAFIMAVRKGQYDDSYTPSIRMLFEDELVKDVQKPSVKQKKTN